The following are encoded together in the Pseudoclavibacter endophyticus genome:
- a CDS encoding MarR family winged helix-turn-helix transcriptional regulator has product MSDAITEVGPGGLGQQFPTFADLVAVKAIEEGIEVDPLTPKLSLLARRLGQTMLDDSHREVYKPAGWSHASYRICITLWVMGPLPSHRVTAMTNMSRATVSAALKRSVDDGLVTKEASTDDARSVTVELTPLGEAKIRQSYTEHLAFEREWFNALTDIEKQLLVLLIEKLLAKHD; this is encoded by the coding sequence GTGAGCGACGCGATCACTGAGGTCGGGCCCGGCGGGCTCGGCCAGCAGTTCCCGACCTTCGCCGATCTCGTCGCCGTGAAGGCCATCGAGGAGGGCATCGAAGTCGACCCGTTGACGCCGAAGCTCAGCCTGCTCGCGCGGCGCCTCGGGCAGACGATGCTCGACGACTCGCACCGCGAGGTGTACAAGCCCGCCGGGTGGTCGCACGCCTCGTACCGCATCTGCATCACGCTGTGGGTTATGGGCCCCCTGCCGTCGCACCGGGTCACGGCCATGACGAACATGAGCCGCGCGACCGTCTCGGCGGCCCTCAAGCGCAGCGTCGACGACGGGCTCGTGACGAAGGAGGCCTCGACCGACGACGCACGCTCCGTGACGGTGGAGCTGACGCCGCTCGGCGAGGCCAAGATCCGCCAGAGCTACACCGAGCACCTCGCCTTCGAACGCGAGTGGTTCAACGCGCTCACCGACATCGAGAAGCAACTGCTGGTGTTGCTGATCGAGAAGCTGCTGGCGAAGCACGACTGA
- a CDS encoding aldehyde dehydrogenase family protein: protein MTGTASPKPGSAGTAPAPAGAAELFSPEGAHRLAAAVAERSAHLIDGALVEGTVAARVTAPWDRARSVDYRAVDADGMLEAVTAAAAAFRAGKDDPSGLGSAERRAEVLLAMADRAEAIADELAAIIAFENGKLLRSATMEAGAVAGSFRYWAGVTPETEVLASTGTHTTELVRRPLGVVAAITPFNMPVLMMANKIGAALATGNTLVGKPSPATPLSLMRLAEAIAEVVPAGWVNLVAGDDASGPALSSSPDVAIVSFTGSVPVGKAIMRSAAANLTRVQLELGGNDPAIVGPGADLDEVVPLIYRSAFGSSGQACVAAKRVYAHESIADEVTARLVELASSARVGHPFDPDATVPVLTTEAQFDTIDRLITEASADAELAFAGERTKATAFVAHPTIVAGARSGMAVVDEEQFGPVLPVIPFATAAEVIELANATPFGLGATVWSRDDAFLAKVVPGIESGMVWVNGLGMPSPAVPFGGAKQSGIGREGGKPGIDAFTELVTVTRFVPAGEQAKP, encoded by the coding sequence ATGACCGGCACCGCCTCCCCCAAGCCCGGCTCCGCAGGCACGGCACCCGCGCCGGCCGGGGCCGCCGAGCTCTTCTCCCCCGAGGGCGCTCACCGGCTCGCCGCCGCAGTCGCGGAGCGGAGCGCCCACCTCATTGATGGCGCGCTCGTCGAGGGCACCGTCGCAGCTCGTGTCACGGCTCCGTGGGACCGCGCGCGCTCGGTCGACTACCGCGCCGTCGATGCCGACGGGATGCTCGAGGCCGTCACGGCGGCGGCCGCCGCCTTCCGGGCCGGCAAGGACGACCCGAGCGGGCTCGGCTCGGCCGAGCGGCGCGCCGAGGTGCTGCTCGCAATGGCCGACCGCGCCGAGGCGATCGCCGACGAGCTGGCCGCGATCATCGCGTTCGAGAACGGTAAGCTGCTCCGCTCCGCGACCATGGAGGCCGGAGCCGTCGCCGGTTCATTCCGCTACTGGGCGGGCGTCACGCCCGAGACGGAGGTGCTCGCGAGCACGGGCACGCACACCACCGAGCTCGTGCGCCGCCCGCTCGGCGTCGTCGCCGCCATCACGCCGTTCAACATGCCGGTGCTCATGATGGCCAACAAGATCGGCGCGGCGCTCGCGACCGGCAACACGCTCGTCGGCAAGCCATCGCCCGCCACGCCGCTGTCGCTCATGCGACTCGCCGAGGCGATCGCCGAGGTCGTGCCCGCCGGATGGGTGAATCTCGTGGCAGGCGATGACGCTTCCGGGCCGGCGCTCTCATCGTCACCCGACGTGGCGATCGTGTCGTTCACGGGCAGTGTGCCGGTCGGCAAGGCGATCATGCGCTCGGCCGCCGCCAATCTCACGCGCGTACAGCTCGAGCTCGGCGGCAACGACCCCGCCATCGTGGGGCCGGGCGCCGACCTCGACGAGGTCGTGCCGCTCATCTACCGCAGCGCGTTCGGTTCGAGCGGGCAGGCGTGCGTCGCCGCAAAGCGCGTGTACGCCCACGAGTCGATCGCCGACGAGGTGACCGCGCGCCTCGTCGAGCTGGCCTCGTCGGCGCGAGTCGGGCATCCCTTCGACCCCGACGCGACCGTGCCGGTGCTCACGACCGAAGCGCAGTTCGACACGATCGATCGGCTGATCACGGAGGCGAGCGCGGATGCCGAGCTCGCGTTCGCCGGCGAGCGCACAAAAGCGACCGCGTTCGTCGCCCACCCCACGATCGTGGCGGGCGCCCGGAGCGGCATGGCCGTCGTCGACGAGGAGCAGTTCGGGCCGGTGCTGCCGGTGATCCCGTTCGCGACCGCCGCAGAGGTGATCGAGCTGGCGAATGCGACCCCGTTCGGGCTCGGGGCGACCGTGTGGTCACGCGACGACGCCTTCCTCGCCAAGGTGGTGCCGGGCATCGAATCGGGCATGGTATGGGTCAACGGGCTCGGCATGCCGAGCCCTGCCGTGCCGTTCGGGGGCGCGAAACAGAGCGGCATCGGACGCGAGGGCGGAAAGCCGGGCATCGACGCGTTCACCGAACTCGTGACCGTCACGCGATTCGTGCCGGCGGGTGAACAGGCCAAGCCGTGA
- a CDS encoding GMC family oxidoreductase, with amino-acid sequence MAEWDYIVVGAGSAGALIAGRLTENPAISVLLIEAGPDFRTADTPKEFLDRTKGLGLALEAPKNYLNPEFYWHETTARRARGQEPFQYRRGRGLGGSSTINGLYAIRGVEDDFREWERLGATGWGPGPMLEAFCRIEDDHDFGDKPYHGTGGPTPVYREPESGWGGVDLAMRDAALAAGYAWHPDHNAPGSEGISPTAMNIRDGLRVSTNHSYLEPARERPGLTIVGDTLVDRVLFRGDRAVGVVLDDGRELEAGREVVLCAGSTFSPAILLRSGIGPRDELTPHGIEVRVDLPVARGAQDHAVTFVEVPVVPTAQTSVGNRPTNIVVRYTSGLGRQADMMLLATNHNYWFGRETAGIAVSLQSPASRGTMSLRSADPHVEPHFELDFLSSQADLDRMRDGLQRARSLMDHEAFAAIMTGEPNMPQTDDEIVATVKDTMHLSGTAPMGAEGSEGAVLDADCRVYGVEGLRVIDASSMPTVASANTHLTVLAMAEHFVTKLEGSLP; translated from the coding sequence ATGGCCGAATGGGACTACATCGTGGTCGGCGCAGGATCTGCGGGGGCGCTCATCGCGGGGCGGCTCACGGAGAACCCCGCCATCTCCGTGCTGCTGATCGAGGCGGGGCCCGACTTCCGCACGGCAGACACGCCGAAGGAGTTCCTCGACCGCACGAAGGGGCTCGGCCTCGCGCTTGAGGCGCCCAAGAACTACCTGAACCCTGAGTTCTACTGGCATGAAACGACCGCTCGCCGTGCCCGAGGGCAGGAGCCGTTCCAGTACCGCCGCGGCCGCGGGCTCGGCGGCAGCTCCACCATCAACGGGCTCTACGCGATCCGCGGTGTCGAGGATGACTTTCGTGAGTGGGAACGCCTCGGCGCCACCGGCTGGGGCCCCGGCCCCATGCTCGAGGCCTTCTGCCGCATCGAGGACGACCACGACTTCGGCGATAAGCCGTATCACGGCACCGGCGGGCCGACCCCCGTGTACCGCGAGCCCGAGTCGGGGTGGGGCGGAGTCGACCTCGCGATGCGCGACGCCGCGCTCGCCGCGGGCTACGCATGGCACCCCGATCACAACGCGCCGGGATCGGAGGGCATCTCGCCGACGGCCATGAACATCCGGGACGGGCTTCGCGTGTCGACGAACCACTCGTACCTCGAGCCCGCGCGCGAGCGCCCGGGCCTGACGATCGTCGGCGACACGCTCGTCGACCGGGTATTGTTCCGCGGCGACCGCGCCGTCGGCGTCGTGCTCGACGACGGGCGCGAGCTCGAGGCGGGGCGCGAGGTCGTGTTGTGCGCCGGTTCGACCTTCTCGCCGGCCATCCTCCTTCGCTCGGGCATCGGACCGCGCGACGAGCTCACCCCCCACGGCATCGAGGTGCGCGTCGACCTGCCGGTCGCGAGGGGCGCGCAGGACCACGCCGTCACGTTCGTCGAGGTGCCGGTCGTTCCGACCGCGCAGACGTCGGTCGGCAACCGCCCGACGAACATCGTTGTGCGTTACACGTCGGGCCTCGGCCGCCAGGCCGACATGATGCTGCTCGCGACCAACCACAACTACTGGTTCGGGCGCGAGACCGCCGGCATCGCCGTGTCGCTGCAGTCGCCCGCGTCGCGCGGCACCATGTCGCTGCGGTCGGCCGACCCGCACGTGGAGCCGCACTTCGAGCTCGACTTCCTCTCGTCGCAGGCCGATCTCGACCGCATGCGCGACGGCCTGCAACGGGCGCGCTCGCTCATGGACCACGAGGCGTTCGCCGCGATCATGACGGGCGAGCCCAATATGCCGCAAACCGACGACGAGATCGTCGCCACCGTGAAAGACACGATGCACCTCAGCGGCACCGCACCCATGGGTGCCGAGGGCTCGGAGGGCGCCGTGCTCGACGCCGACTGCCGCGTCTACGGCGTGGAGGGGCTGCGCGTCATCGACGCCTCGTCGATGCCGACGGTCGCGAGCGCGAACACCCACCTCACGGTGCTCGCCATGGCTGAGCACTTCGTGACCAAACTGGAAGGATCGCTCCCATGA
- a CDS encoding ABC transporter substrate-binding protein: MKHSRTAKRVAVTGVAMTSIALLAACGSGGGAPAADGELDLSPLQISAEQEAELTALYDAAMESGNNEITVYAGHHDEFREIYTQFEERFPGLTIVPETLVGAELQTALEAERDTGQHNVDVISNPNADRYAEQGFSEEFKPATYVSPEWADGRIAQDQFEDPAGFYHSPWALLFSSGYNTETMDEADLPANWPDFADPKYADQVTFMTPSTPGGMQTVLSILLQSDLVDEDWLRTVAAQSRIVAQDQLALQSVSSGEYGIDLTSAATSIRKAVNDGAPVDLHMLENPVVATEKWMLAANAPSSDGGKLFLSYLFTYEAQEQALVTGNFPLNQHEDLESPYGWPAIEEIDFVHLPSQSTMREEIDNNQDLFQEITAS; encoded by the coding sequence ATGAAGCACTCCCGAACTGCCAAGCGCGTCGCCGTCACCGGCGTCGCCATGACCAGCATCGCCCTGCTCGCCGCCTGCGGCAGCGGCGGCGGCGCACCCGCCGCCGACGGCGAGCTTGACCTGTCGCCTCTCCAGATCTCGGCCGAGCAGGAAGCCGAGCTCACCGCGCTCTACGACGCGGCGATGGAGTCGGGCAACAACGAGATCACGGTCTACGCGGGCCATCACGACGAGTTCCGTGAGATCTACACCCAGTTCGAGGAGCGCTTCCCCGGCCTCACGATCGTGCCCGAGACCCTCGTCGGGGCCGAGCTCCAGACCGCCCTTGAAGCCGAGCGCGACACGGGCCAGCACAATGTCGACGTCATCTCGAACCCGAACGCCGACCGGTACGCCGAGCAGGGATTCTCGGAGGAGTTCAAGCCGGCGACCTACGTGTCGCCCGAGTGGGCCGATGGGCGCATCGCACAAGACCAGTTCGAAGACCCAGCCGGCTTCTACCACTCGCCGTGGGCGCTGCTGTTCTCGTCGGGCTACAACACCGAGACGATGGACGAAGCCGACCTTCCGGCGAACTGGCCCGACTTCGCCGACCCGAAGTACGCCGACCAGGTCACGTTCATGACGCCGTCGACACCGGGCGGCATGCAGACGGTGCTCTCGATCCTGCTGCAGAGCGACCTTGTCGACGAGGACTGGCTGCGCACCGTCGCGGCGCAGTCGCGCATCGTGGCTCAGGACCAGCTGGCGCTCCAGTCGGTGAGCTCTGGTGAGTACGGAATCGACCTCACCTCGGCCGCAACGAGCATCCGGAAGGCCGTCAACGACGGTGCTCCGGTCGATCTGCACATGCTCGAGAACCCCGTCGTCGCGACCGAGAAGTGGATGCTCGCGGCGAACGCGCCGAGCTCGGACGGCGGCAAGCTGTTCCTCAGCTACCTGTTCACCTATGAGGCGCAGGAGCAGGCCCTCGTGACCGGGAACTTCCCGCTCAACCAGCACGAGGACCTCGAGTCGCCCTACGGCTGGCCCGCCATCGAGGAGATCGACTTCGTGCACCTGCCGTCGCAGTCGACGATGCGCGAAGAGATCGACAACAACCAGGACCTGTTCCAGGAGATCACGGCCTCCTAG
- a CDS encoding nuclear transport factor 2 family protein, whose amino-acid sequence MSNVEALAARLESLESKVDALTSAQEVQQLQQKYLRDLSDRNWDGVAEAYADDAVCDIRQHGVHRGIDEIRAMFASDLSPVVKSKDAYMLSSPQITVDGDTAYGEYVWHRFVCEFRTSFGMQRIWGPWSEGIYKVHYRRIDGVWKIADLWTRVIRPDHDDEIANLPEGAVIGGGFVQPAGR is encoded by the coding sequence ATGTCCAATGTCGAAGCGCTTGCCGCGCGTCTCGAATCACTCGAGTCGAAGGTCGACGCACTCACCTCAGCCCAGGAGGTCCAGCAGCTGCAGCAGAAGTACCTGCGCGACCTTTCGGACCGCAACTGGGACGGCGTCGCCGAGGCGTACGCCGACGACGCGGTCTGCGACATCCGCCAGCACGGCGTGCACCGCGGGATCGACGAGATCAGGGCGATGTTCGCGAGCGACCTCAGCCCGGTCGTGAAGAGCAAGGACGCCTACATGCTCTCGTCGCCGCAGATCACGGTTGACGGCGACACGGCGTACGGCGAGTACGTGTGGCACCGCTTCGTGTGCGAGTTCCGCACGTCGTTCGGCATGCAGCGCATCTGGGGCCCGTGGTCGGAGGGCATCTACAAGGTGCACTACCGCCGGATCGACGGCGTGTGGAAGATCGCCGACCTGTGGACTCGCGTGATCCGCCCGGACCACGACGACGAAATCGCGAATCTGCCTGAGGGCGCCGTTATCGGCGGTGGCTTCGTGCAGCCCGCCGGAAGGTAG